In Mercurialis annua linkage group LG6, ddMerAnnu1.2, whole genome shotgun sequence, the following are encoded in one genomic region:
- the LOC126653938 gene encoding hydroxyproline O-arabinosyltransferase NOD3-like, whose amino-acid sequence MTGRKNMGRVSPFFLVLLSLGFFFATYNLLTLAVQYKSSKSRDGSELSDTVTGMPNEVNRLGESSSSFHVALTATDAPYSQWQCRIMYYWYKKMKEMPGSDMGKFTRILHSGKADNLMDEIPTFVVDPLPEGLDRGYIVLNRPWAFVQWLEKATIEEEYILMAEPDHIFANPLPNLAHGGHPAAFPFFYIKPTEHEKIVRKFYPEEKGPVNNVDPIGNSPVIIKKSLLEDIAPTWVNISLRMKDDPETDKAFGWVLEMYAYAVASALHGVRHTLRKDFMLQPPWDLEIGKRFIIHYTYGCDYNLKGELTYGKIGEWRFDKRSYLSGPPPRNLPLPPPGVPESVARLVKMVNEATANIPGWDSVNSG is encoded by the exons ATGACGGGAAGAAAAAATATGGGGCGCGTTTCGCCGTtctttttggtacttttgtcgCTCGGGTTTTTCTTTGCAACTTATAATTTGTTGACATTGGCGGTTCAATATAAGAGCTCGAAATCGAGAGATGGTTCGGAGTTATCTGATACTGTCACGGGAATGCCTAATGAAGTAAATAGGTTAGGGGAGTCAAGTTCGAGTTTTCATGTTGCCCTTACGGCTACTGATGCTCCTTATAGTCAATGGCAATGCCGGATAATGTATTACTGGTATAAGAAAATGAAAGAGATGCCTGGATCAGACATGGGGAAGTTCACTCGAATTCTGCATTCCGGTAAAGCTGACAATTTGATGGATGAAATTCCGACCTTTGTTGTTGATCCTCTTCCGGAGGGCCTAGATCGG GGATATATTGTCCTAAATAGACCGTGGGCTTTTGTGCAATGGCTGGAAAAAGCGACAATTGAGGAAGA GTACATTTTAATGGCAGAGCCTGACCATATATTTGCAAATCCTTTGCCAAACTTGGCACATGGAGGTCATCCAGCAGCATTTccatttttctatataaaaccAACTGAGCATGAAAAGATAGTTAGAAAATTTTATCCTGAGGAGAAGGGTCCCGTGAACAATGTTGACCCAATTGGCAATTCTCCTGTTATAATAAAAAAG TCCCTGTTGGAGGACATTGCACCTACATGGGTAAATATTTCATTGAGAATGAAGGATGATCCGGAGACTGATAAGGCATTTGGTTGGGTACTAGAAAT GTATGCATATGCAGTAGCATCAGCATTACATGGTGTTCGGCATACACTTCGTAAGGACTTTATGCTTCAG CCACCATGGGATTTGGAAATTGGGAAGAGGTTTATCATCCATTACACATACGGATGTGACTATAACTTGAAG GGAGAACTAACATATGGGAAAATTGGAGAATGGCGATTTGACAAGAGATCTTATCTAAGTGGTCCTCCACCAAGGAATCTACCCTTACCCCCACCAGGAGTCCCTGAAAGTGTG GCGAGACTCGTAAAGATGGTAAATGAAGCTACAGCTAACATTCCAGGCTGGGATTCAGTAAACAGTGGTTGA
- the LOC126654093 gene encoding non-specific phospholipase C2 translates to MPIKKSFFLLILIIFFNKINANPIKTIVVLVMENRSFDHMIGWMKKLNPEINGVDGTESNHLNATDPSSGKFFFQNQADYVDPDPGHSFQAIREQIFGCNDSSKAPLMNGFAQQAFSMDPSLNMSRDVMNGFVPDMVAVYQSLVQEFAVFDRWFASVPSSTQPNRLYVHSATSAGATSNIPALLIKGYPQRTIFENLDDNKIPWGIYFQNIPATLFYRNLRKLKYIGNFHSYDLSFKRHAKEGKLAGYSVVEQRYMDTKLQPANDDHPSHDVYQGQMFVKEVYETLRGSPQWNETMLVITYDEHGGFYDHVATPVTGVPSPDGIVGPEPFLFKFDRLGVRVPTIVVSPWIEKGTVVHGPNGSPFPTSEYEHSSIPATVKKIFNLSSPFLTKRDAWAGTFEGIVQTRKEPRTDCPVQLPTPVKIRKGDAKEDAKPSEFQQELLQLAAVLKGDHILTSYPETIGTKMTVKQGKEYMEDAVNRFFEAGRYAKKMGVDEEQIVQMKPSLTTRSSKPTSNHP, encoded by the exons ATGCCGATcaaaaaatctttttttcttctaattttaatcatcttcttcaataaaATCAATGCAAATCCGATAAAAACCATCGTAGTCCTCGTAATGGAGAATCGTTCGTTCGATCACATGATTGGTTGGATGAAGAAATTGAATCCAGAAATCAATGGCGTTGATGGAACTGAATCGAATCATTTAAACGCGACGGATCCGAGTTCTGGTAAATTCTTTTTTCAGAATCAAGCTGATTATGTTGATCCTGATCCTGGCCATTCGTTTCAAGCTATTCGAGAGCAGATTTTCGGGTGTAATGATAGCTCGAAGGCGCCGTTAATGAATGGATTTGCTCAGCAAGCTTTTTCTATGGATCCTTCGTTGAATATGTCGAGAGATGTTATGAATGGATTTGTTCCTGATATGGTTGCTGTTTATCAGAGTCTTGTTCAAGAATTTGCTGTTTTTGACAg GTGGTTTGCTTCAGTACCATCATCAACACAACCAAACAGGCTCTATGTCCATTCAGCAACATCAGCAGGAGCAACCAGCAACATCCCAGCATTGCTCATCAAGGGTTACCCTCAAAGAACAATTTTTGAGAATCTTGATGATAACAAAATTCCATGGGGAATTTACTTCCAGAACATTCCTGCCACTTTATTTTATAGAAACTTGAGGAAGCTTAAATACATTGGGAATTTTCATtcttatgatttgagctttaaAAGACATGCAAAAGAAGGGAAATTGGCTGGTTATTCTGTGGTGGAGCAGAGGTATATGGATACTAAATTGCAGCCTGCTAATGATGATCATCCTTCTCATGATGTTTATCAAGGCCAAATGTTCGTCAAAGAG GTGTATGAGACATTAAGGGGAAGTCCACAATGGAATGAAACAATGTTAGTGATAACATATGATGAACATGGGGGATTCTATGATCATGTGGCTACACCAGTGACAGGTGTCCCCAGTCCAGATGGCATTGTGGGCCCAGAGCCATTCCTCTTCAAGTTTGATCGTTTAGGGGTTAGGGTTCCCACCATTGTTGTCTCTCCTTGGATTGAAAAAGGCACTG TTGTTCATGGACCGAATGGCTCACCGTTCCCGACATCAGAATATGAACATTCATCAATTCCGGCGACGGTAAAGAAGATCTTCAACTTGTCATCTCCTTTCTTAACTAAGAGAGATGCATGGGCAGGCACCTTTGAAGGCATTGTCCAGACTCGTAAAGAGCCTAGAACTGACTGCCCAG TGCAACTACCAACTCCGGTCAAGATCAGAAAAGGCGACGCGAAGGAGGACGCAAAACCGAGCGAATTCCAGCAAGAGCTACTACAGCTAGCCGCAGTGCTAAAAGGAGATCATATATTGACAAGTTACCCAGAAACTATAGGTACAAAAATGACAGTAAAGCAAGGGAAAGAATACATGGAGGATGCAGTTAACCGATTCTTCGAGGCCGGCCGTTACGCCAAGAAAATGGGAGTTGATGAAGAACAAATTGTTCAAATGAAACCATCTCTCACTACTAGATCATCTAAACCAACCAGCAATCACCCATAA
- the LOC126686051 gene encoding B3 domain-containing protein At3g19184-like isoform X1, whose translation MVVSKSNYEAVRNQRLEENKKRMEELNLKILSDDFRSSSPKKSPMKRLKPRVLKFPEELVAVRRSSRFKASVSYKELAPEPIERPSRRFVSCRSYSCHRRDLANRIYASDEVRAYAIDRAEQLQARLEPQFPSFVKPMLQSHVTGGFWLGLPVQFCDDHLPCDDEYMSLVDENGDSSETKYLARKHGLSGGWRGFAIDHKLVDGDALVFQLISRKEFKVFIIRGNEYGDDGHDKEDVPCNEHDKEDVPSGSVTNSPITVLSSKLDNSEPL comes from the exons ATGGTGGTATCAAAATCAAACTATGAAGCAGTACGGAACCAGAGATTGGAAGAGAACAAGAAAAGAATGGAAGAACTTAACCTGAAAATACTTTCCGATGATTTCCGTTCATCCAGCCCTAAGAAATCGCCG ATGAAGCGCTTAAAACCGAGAGTTCTTAAATTTCCAGAGGAATTGGTAGCGGTGAGGAGATCTTCTCGTTTCAAGGCTTCTGTTAGCTATAAAGAA TTGGCACCTGAACCTATAGAGAGACCAAGCAGAAGGTTTGTCTCTTGCAGAAGCTATAGTTGCCATCGAAGAGATCTGGCCAATAGAATTTATGCTTCTGATGAAGTGAGGGCTTATGCAATTGATAGGGCAGAACAATTGCAGGCACGTTTAGAACCTCAGTTCCCAAGCTTTGTCAAACCTATGCTTCAGTCTCATGTCACTGGAGGATTTTGGCTG GGACTGCCAGTTCAATTTTGCGATGATCACCTCCCTTGTGATGATGAATATATGAGTCTGGTGGATGAAAATGGAGATTCATCCGAAACAAAGTACCTTGCTAGGAAACATGGTCTTAGTGGTGGATGGAGAGGCTTTGCTATTGATCACAAACTAGTTGATGGAGATGCACTGGTTTTCCAACTAATCAGCCGTAAAGAATTTAAG GTGTTCATTATAAGGGGAAATGAGTATGGAGACGATGGACACGACAAAGAAGACGTACCATGTAATGAACACGACAAAGAAGACGTGCCAT CAGGAAGTGTCACCAACTCTCCTATTACTGTACTATCAAGCAAGCTAGACAATTCGGAACCCCTTTAG
- the LOC126686051 gene encoding B3 domain-containing protein At3g19184-like isoform X2, with protein sequence MVVSKSNYEAVRNQRLEENKKRMEELNLKILSDDFRSSSPKKSPMKRLKPRVLKFPEELVAVRRSSRFKASVSYKELAPEPIERPSRRFVSCRSYSCHRRDLANRIYASDEVRAYAIDRAEQLQARLEPQFPSFVKPMLQSHVTGGFWLGLPVQFCDDHLPCDDEYMSLVDENGDSSETKYLARKHGLSGGWRGFAIDHKLVDGDALVFQLISRKEFKVFIIRGNEYGDDGHDKEDVPCNEHDKEDVP encoded by the exons ATGGTGGTATCAAAATCAAACTATGAAGCAGTACGGAACCAGAGATTGGAAGAGAACAAGAAAAGAATGGAAGAACTTAACCTGAAAATACTTTCCGATGATTTCCGTTCATCCAGCCCTAAGAAATCGCCG ATGAAGCGCTTAAAACCGAGAGTTCTTAAATTTCCAGAGGAATTGGTAGCGGTGAGGAGATCTTCTCGTTTCAAGGCTTCTGTTAGCTATAAAGAA TTGGCACCTGAACCTATAGAGAGACCAAGCAGAAGGTTTGTCTCTTGCAGAAGCTATAGTTGCCATCGAAGAGATCTGGCCAATAGAATTTATGCTTCTGATGAAGTGAGGGCTTATGCAATTGATAGGGCAGAACAATTGCAGGCACGTTTAGAACCTCAGTTCCCAAGCTTTGTCAAACCTATGCTTCAGTCTCATGTCACTGGAGGATTTTGGCTG GGACTGCCAGTTCAATTTTGCGATGATCACCTCCCTTGTGATGATGAATATATGAGTCTGGTGGATGAAAATGGAGATTCATCCGAAACAAAGTACCTTGCTAGGAAACATGGTCTTAGTGGTGGATGGAGAGGCTTTGCTATTGATCACAAACTAGTTGATGGAGATGCACTGGTTTTCCAACTAATCAGCCGTAAAGAATTTAAG GTGTTCATTATAAGGGGAAATGAGTATGGAGACGATGGACACGACAAAGAAGACGTACCATGTAATGAACACGACAAAGAAGACGTGCCAT GA
- the LOC126686123 gene encoding nonsense-mediated mRNA decay factor SMG7 yields the protein MMIVQMDKMSAPSSRERAQRLYEKNVELENKRRRSAQARIPSDPNAWQQMRENYEAIILEDYGFCEQHNIEYALWQLHYRRIEELRAHYSAAIASANSNTSQGAKVPSRPDRVTKIRLQFKTFLSEASGFYHDLILKIRDKYGLPLGYFSDDSDNRVVLEKDGKKSADMKKGLVSCHRCLIYLGDLARYKGLYGEGDSKTREYGAASSYYLQAASLWSSSGNPHHQLAILASYSGDELAAVYRYFRSLAVENPFTTARDNLIVAFEKNRQSYTQLLGDAKVSTGKDASVRLTSKGRGKREAKPAAKDTNLEVNVDIEKTPSINEVYKSFCTRFVRLNGILFTRTSLETFAEVLSCVSNEFCELLSCGPEEELNFGPDIVENAIFVVRLICILIFTVHNVKKEAEGQTYAEIVQRAVLLQNAFTAVFELMGHLLKRLVLLRDPSSSYLLPGILVFVEWLACCPDVASGSDADEKQTAVRLNFWKHCISFLNKILSFWSMSLDDNEEDTCFYNMSHYEEGETGNRLALWEDFELRGFLPILPAHSILDFSRKHTFGGDGSKEKIARVKRILAAGKALANIAKIDQKKVFYDSRMKKFVIGIESPISDDDMLTFGSALPKSNDLVQVVQPEQIINVGVPQPSPQSFMEGDEEDEVIVFRPAVTENRSDMIGPKWGPHDGMKPSQDMSAGAMKFYGGSISAPLDMRQQAAFDAGPQISVSNGIITSQNVQPVQPHTSKWLMEESVSLANSLKAVRFMENGISEHEFQKDLGIAHLPGRSVPAQQPANVNASGMFYNQARMLEAVVPSKVDAITSGVFAESLAMKTSAGLPVGARKSPVSRPIRHLGPPPGFSHVPAKQSNDLALGSDFMSENSLADDYSWLDGYQLPYAAKGYGLNAAANLTSQAMPQYINNNNGSMGTVSFPFPGKQVPSVQIQSENQNGWQNYQSLEHLRAQQEQQLQQQLLNGNQQFTPMPEQYQGKSIWSNRYIV from the exons ATGATGATTGTACAGATGGATAAAATGTCTGCTCCTTCATCTAGGGAGCGCGCTCAGCGTCTTTATGAAAAG AATGTCGAGTTGGAGAATAAGCGTCGGAGGTCAGCTCAGGCAAGAATTCCATCTGATCCTAATGCATGGCAGCAGATGCGGGAGAACTATGAAGCTATAATTCTTGAAGATTATGGTTTTTGTGAGCAACACAACATAGAATATGCTCTTTGGCAGTTGCATTATAGACGCATTGAGGAATTAAGAGCCCACTACAGTGCTGCTATAGCATCTGCTAACTCGAATACATCACAGGGTGCAAAAGTTCCTTCTCGACCTGACCGAGTTACAAAAATTAGGCTGCAGTTTAAAACATTTCTTTCAGAAGCCAGTGGGTTTTATCATGACCTGATCCTGAAAATCAGAGATAAATATGGGCTTCCTCTGGGGTACTTTTCTGACGATTCAGATAATCGAGTTGTCTTGGAGAAAGATGGAAAAAAATCAGCTGACATGAAGAAAGGGTTGGTCTCTTGTCACCGTTGTTTGATATACTTGGGTGATTTGGCAAGGTACAAGGGACTTTATGGGGAGGGTGACTCTAAAACACGTGAGTATGGGGCAGCTTCAAGCTACTACTTGCAAGCTGCATCTCTTTGGTCATCAAGTGGGAACCCTCATCATCAG CTTGCTATTTTGGCTTCCTATTCTGGAGATGAATTGGCGGCAGTGTACCGTTATTTTAGGAGTCTGGCAGTTGAAAATCCATTCACAACAGCAAGAGACAACTTGATTGTTGCTTTCGAGAAG AACCGTCAAAGCTACACTCAACTGCTCGGAGATGCTAAAGTTTCGACAGGCAAGGATGCATCTGTGCGGTTGACCAGCAAGGGAAGAGGGAAAAGGGAAGCAAAACCTGCTGCTAAAGACACCAACTTAGAAGTCAATGTTGACATTGAGAAGACACCTAGCATCAATGAGGTGTACAAGTCCTTTTGCACTCGCTTTGTCCGCCTGAATGGCATTCTGTTTACACGCACCAG CCTGGAGACATTTGCTGAAGTTCTTTCATGCGTTAGCAATGAATTCTGCGAGCTTCTTTCTTGCGGGCCCGAAGAAGAATTAAATTTTGGCCCCGATATTGTTGAAAATGCCATCTTCGTTGTGCGGCTTATCTGTATTCTCATTTTCACTGTTCACAATGTCAAAAAAGAAGCTGAAGGTCAAACATATGCGGAGATTGTACAGCGTGCTGTTCTTCTTCAGAATGCATTTACTGCAGTTTTTGAGTTGATGGGACACCTGCTAAAGAGGTTGGTGCTGCTGCGTGATCCTTCTTCCAGTTATCTCTTACCTGGGATTCTGGTTTTTGTGGAGTGGTTAGCCTGCTGTCCTGATGTTGCATCAGGGAGTGATGCAGATGAGAAGCAGACTGCTGTTAGATTAAACTTTTGGAAGCATTGTATATCTTTCTTGAACAAAATACTGTCATTTTGGTCAATGTCCCTTGATGATAATGAAGAGGACACATGCTTCTACAACATGAGCCATTATGAAGAAGGGGAAACTGGAAATCGGCTTGCTCTATGGGAGGATTTTGAATTGAGAGGGTTTTTACCAATTCTGCCTGCACATAGCATTTTGGATTTTTCAAGGAAGCACACTTTTGGAGGTGATGGAAGCAAAGAAAAAATAGCGCGTGTTAAAAGGATTCTAGCAGCTGGAAAGGCTCTAGCAAATATTGCTAAGATTGATCAAAAAAAAGTCTTTTATGATTCAAGGATGAAGAAATTCGTCATAGGCATAGAGTCGCCAATTTCAGATGATGACATGTTGACTTTTGGTTCTGCTTTACCAAAAAGTAATGACCTGGTGCAAGTAGTTCAGCCTGAGCAAATAATTAATGTGGGTGTTCCGCAGCCTAGTCCACAATCATTCATGGAAGGGGACGAGGAGGATGAAGTAATTGTTTTCAGGCCTGCTGTGACGGAAAATCGAAGCGATATGATTGGCCCCAAATGGGGTCCTCACGATGGCATGAAACCGAGTCAAGATATGTCTGCTGGTGCTATGAAATTTTATGGTGGTTCTATTTCAGCTCCTCTTGATATGCGTCAGCAAGCTGCATTTGATGCAGGTCCTCAAATATCTGTATCCAATGGCATCATCACTTCCCAGAATGTGCAACCAGTTCAACCACACACCTCGAAGTGGTTGATGGAAGAATCTGTTTCGCTTGCAAATAGTTTGAAAGCTGTCAGGTTCATGGAAAATGGTATATCAGAACATGAGTTTCAAAAAGACTTGGGCATTGCCCATCTTCCTGGACGTTCAGTACCAGCTCAACAACCTGCAAATGTCAATGCTAGTGGTATGTTTTATAATCAGGCAAGAATGCTGGAAGCTGTAGTCCCATCGAAGGTTGATGCTATTACATCCGGAGTTTTTGCTGAAAGTCTTGCTATGAAGACCTCAGCAGGTTTGCCAGTAGGTGCAAGGAAAAGTCCAGTTAGCCGGCCTATAAGGCATCTTGGGCCTCCCCCAGGTTTTAGTCATGTTCCTGCCAAACAATCTAATGATCTTGCACTGGGTTCAGATTTTATGAGTGAGAATTCGCTAGCTGATGATTATAGCTGGTTAGATGGATATCAGTTGCCATATGCGGCAAAAGGTTATGGACTCAATGCTGCTGCTAATCTCACTTCTCAAGCTATGCCTCAGTACATCAATAACAATAATGGCTCAATGGGGACAGTTAGCTTTCCTTTTCCTGGAAAGCAGGTGCCATCAGTGCAAATCCAGTCAGAAAATCAGAATGGTTGGCAGAATTACCAGTCCCTTGAGCATCTAAGAGCACAGCAAGAGCAGCAGCTGCAGCAACAACTTTTAAATGGAAATCAGCAATTTACTCCAATGCCTGAGCAATATCAGGGAAAGTCCATCTGGAGTAATCGTTACATTGTGTGA